The following is a genomic window from Puntigrus tetrazona isolate hp1 chromosome 20, ASM1883169v1, whole genome shotgun sequence.
ttgattcCAACGAGCAAAACCCCGACCGACAAGCCGGTGTCCATCTCAGCTGGCAGCCTTTTGGGAATAATGGTTTGCATTGTCGCTTGCATTCTTTTACTGGTCTGCGTCGCCCACTGCATAGTGAGACGGCTTAATAAAATGCACCACTACGAGGTGGACAAAGGCCACGGTGAAATCTGCGCTTTCCAACAGGTGATCATTGAACAACACTGCGCACAACAGACATTCCCAAGTAGATATATAAAAAGAGACGCTTAAAGGCGGGACGCCAAGCGAAACGATATGTAAATAGCACGCAAGAGTAAATCTATTGGATTTTGTATGTAAACGCAGGCTAAACAGGCCTGGGCAGTGAAACCCACCTTGCACACGTCTCAAGACATGAATGTCATTATTGTTGAATGTTGCTGTTGGAagataataaatactatattttaatataacgtGTAGCAAATTTCATTTACAGCAGCATACCTCCTCTTCCTACAATCTGTGTCCAAATACGAAAAAATAGAAACGCACAGTGCAACTTTAATGAACATGATTTCTAAAAGTGTTGTTATTGCCTTCCTACAAAAGTTTGTGCTGGTCTTAGCTAATGTTGGTAAATGACCCCATCTAGTGGGCGGTAAGGAACTAGTTCAAGTGCGCTTAGGTTGGTCACTTTCTACCAATACGCTCACGTGAAATAAAAACGCTGGTGTTTTATCTTCAAGAGTGACATAAGGTGACCTCCAGTCATTGCATTAGTTGATTAATCTCTATCGTTCCTGCATTGCACAATTGCATAAGATTTCCACGCTGTTTATGCGTTTGTGAATATGCTAAATAAACGAAGATTCTGAAAGGGCGttgaaaaataagaaacataaaatatcGCTATATTGATAAAATATTGCTATTAAACGTCCGCCTTTGTTCAGTAAACTGACACGGTTGCGGGTTTCCAGAGTTGCAGCCTTTGAAGGACTCCTTACCGGAAAACGAATCATTGAGTCAGAAAGTTGTTTCCTATTTCAGAAATGTTGGGAAACACATGAAaggaatagagagagagaacacaggGAGAACGCGTTATCGTCGCAGGGAACTCGAGCGTGAGGACGGACGGGGTATTTCTGACGCTGTACGAGGCGATATTTGCTTTATTGAAACTTTGTCGTTAGGCTGTTTCACGCCAGAACGCTGCGTGGATTAGTCTTGTAAACGTGTAGACGTTAAGACCGCTGTATGTATCCtacctttttcttttaagtCAAACTTCGAACTAGTTAAAGAATAAGATATAGTTTGTATGttatataacaaataacaaaaccaatttaatactaaaatgcatgtgtttttttcccccccgcAGAGCTCTCAGAAtggcatatatatttatactgatCCTTTTTGGACTGTGCATCAACACTGAAGTTGTGAAGTGCACGGTGTGTTCGGTTAATGGCTATGCTGCCTTCTGCATAGATCGAGGTCTTCATCATGTGCCAGAGCTGCCCACGCATGTCAATTACGTGGATCTTAGTTTAAACAGCATTGCCGAACTCAACGAAACATCCTTTTCTCATCTTGAAGGTCTACAAGTCCTTAAAGTGGAGCAACAAACGCCAGGACTTGTGATCAGAAACAACACATTTAGAAGACTCTCCAAACTGGTATTACTTAAACTAGACTACAACCGCTTCCTGCAAATAGAAACAGGGGCTTTTAATGGACTATCCAACCTCGAGATTCTCACTCTCACTCAGTGCAGTTTAGATGGTTCGGTTTTGTCCAGCGAGGTCCTCAAGCCTCTGGTGTCTCTAGAGATGCTTGTCttacaaaataacaacattcaAAGAATCCAACCAGCATCGTTCTTTTCAAATATGGGGAGATTCCACGTCCTGGATCTCTCTCACAACAAAGTGAAGAGCATCTGTGAAGAAGACCTTCTCAGCTTCCAGGGTAAACATTTCACGCTCTTGAAACTGGCCTCCGTGACACTGCAAGACATGAATGAGTACTGGTTAGGATGGGATAAGTGCGGAAACCCGTTTAAGAACATGTCCGTAACGGTATTGGACCTATCAGGAAATGGCTTTAAAGTTCCTATGGCAAAGCGTTTTTTTGACGCAATCACAGGCACCAAAATCCAAGGTCTCATTCTCAGTATGAGTTACAGTATGGGCAGTTCTTTTAGTCATAAAAATTTCCCAGATCCAGACAAATTCACATTTAAGGGTCTTGAGCGTAGTGGGGTTAAGATTTTCGATTTGTCCCAATcacatatttttgctttatcCAATTCGGTATTTAGCCATTTTTCAGATCTAGAGCAAATTACGTTGGCACAAAATGAGATCAACATTAttgaaaacaatgcattttgggGTTTGACAAATCTACAAAAGCTAAACCTGTCCAACAACTTCTTGGGTAGTATTGAttctaaaacatttcagaatctAGAGAAACTTGAGGTGCTTGATTTGTCTTACAACCACATAAGGGTGCTTGGAGATCATTCGTTTCAGGGACTCCCAAGTTTGCTCAACCTAAATCTGACAGGAAATGCTCTGGAGTCAGTCCGTGAATTTGCAACCCTAGCAAACCTGAAGAAACTCTACTTGGGTGAGAACAGAATTTCATCTTTGTCTAGTTTACCCAACATCGCTAAAAATCTCACAGCCCTTGACCTGGAATTCAACAGATTAAACAACTTGTCAGATTTGTACACTATACTACGGGAATTTCCTCAAATAGAAAAAATCTTTATTCGAGGTAACATGTTTGTGACGTGTCATGATCAGAGACAAATAGTGGCTTCAGACAAACTACAGCTCCTTAATCTTGAGCTTTCAGCAATACAAATGATCTGGTCAGAAGGAAAATGTTTCAATGTGTTTAACAATCTTCACCAGTTAGAACAGCTTTCTCTGGCCTCCAATGGGCTGCAGTCGCTTCCcaaagacattttcaaagaCCTTAcatctttgctttttttggatTTGTCTTTCAACTCTTTGAAGTACCTTCCTAATGGTATTTTCCCTAAAAGTCTTCAGATACTTAATCTTGAATACAACTCGATTTACTCAGTGGATCCGAACCTCTTTAGCACCCTCAGCTACCTCAGCCTGATGAAAAACCAGTTCCGTTGTGACTGCAAACTAAGAGATTTCCAAACATGGCTAAATCAAACCATTGTAATCTTTTCTCACCCTATTGAGGATATGACGTGTGCCAGCCCTGAGGATCAGTACATGGTTCCGGTTGTGAGCTCCAGAATACAATGtgaagatgaagaagatgagAAAAGAGCTGAAACACTGAGGCTGgtgcttttcattttctgctctGTACTGATCATATCGCTCACTGCCAGCGCTATAATTTATGTTCGTCGACGGGGCTACATCTTCAAGCTTTACAAAAAACTTGTTGATAAACTGGTGGATGGTAAGCAACAGGAGCCCGATCCTGATCGATTCTTGTACGACGTGTATCTTTGTTTCAGTTCCAGTGATATTAAGTGGGTAGAAAGAGCGCTATTGAAGAAGCTCGACTCTCAGTTCTCAGAGCAGAATACTCTCCGCTGCTGCTTTGAGGAGCGAGACTTCATTCCCGGGGAGGACCATCTCACCAACATGCGAAATGCTATTCAGAACAGTCAGAAAACCCTGTGCGTGGTGTCTGAACGTTTCCTGAAGGATGGCTGGTGCTTGGAAACCTTCAGCCTGGCGCAAAAAAGGATGCTCGTGGAACTTCAAGACATTCTGTTGGTGCTGGTTGTAGGGAACATACCGCAGTACAGGTTAATGAAGTACAAGCAAGTGAGATCCTACATTGAGAACAGAACATATCTTCTGTGGCCCGACGACAGCCAGGACTTAGAGTGGTTTTATGACCAACTTCtgcataaaatcaaaaaagaCACCAAGGTTAAGCAAACAAATCAACCAACCGACCAAACAAAGGATGACGCAACAAATGTCCATGCAAACACGGCTGTATAATTGTGGTATATACgttgattatatattttgtgtgagtttttttaattattattatatgagaTGCTTGTTATCATTACcaaataatgtataatgcaGATGCTGATTAAGtataatttaagtatatttaaactTATAAGTAagtttattaatatgatttttttttgtggaccTATAAAAGTAAATGCCTGAAAACCTAATCTGTGTCAACCTAAAAATGTTAAGTGCAAAGGAAAATAAACTCCGTACACTCCAATATTCACCATCATTTCTAAATACAAAGGCAAAAGGGCAAAAAGGAAGGAACTATAGTGAAAACACCATGACGCAACAGGCCCTTATGCTTTTGGGTAATAACGGTTTGcacattgttaataaaatatttgcaaagaAACCTCAATATTGAgccatttatttgttgatttgtttACTTTGAACAGTCTGAAATAAGCAATAACATGCCcgattaagtaaatattaaatttaaatcttACCTTGTCTGCGAACTCCATATTCCAGTATTCATTGAGAAACTGATCATAAAGTAATCATGGTTGACCTCACCATGCCATCTGGCATAATTTCCTGTTGTGATCCCTTAATTTTAATAAGGCACActgggaaaagaaagaaaagacaacACTGCAAAGGTAATATTAACACTGGAATTTATATGCAGAAAGCAATCGGTTTCAACCTTGTGCAAACATGGTCAAACCATTTTGAAGTTGAGAGCTAAAGGACAGAAAGTTCTGCTggtaatatttaacaatgtcaagagttttttcccctctctctctgtatatatatatttagatcaACCACCATAAAGTGAAATTCTCATTTATGACTAATTGCATATTGTATTCtattcatttttagttattagACACAATCTGATGGCCTCATTAACTGTAGGTTCTTCTTTTTAGACACATGTAGGATGTTACTTAAAATACCCCCATATTGAGAAGTCAGTTTGATTACGCAAGCAAAAACCCTTGTTTTCCTTTTGTTGGCTTTGATAGTTTTTTGACATAACTCTCATTTTACTCCATGGTGTTGAATGATATCTACTATGATTTAGTAGCTACAGGATACTGTAGCCACTAAATCATAACTTAAAATGGGAAAGAAGAggtggaaaacaaaaacacgcagtatctaaaatatcatttatggCTTTCAGAGATGGCAAAATATATTGTTCTAGCTGAATAATcttgctattttatatatatatatatatggttatcTTTTCGGCACTACGAAATCCATCCGTCATGAAAAAACAATGTTATGTTTCAGGATCGATGATTCACGGCTCTAAAAAGCACAATAATCGagggatttaaaaaatagtaataaaaaattcCTCCAAAGCGACCGTTAATTTTTGAATTATAAGTGCCCGCGCTTTTTTTGTGGGTAGGAGCGCGATTTGATTTTTAACCATTTCCATCTTGGAATTAAATTGTTCGCATGCTAAACTATTTTTTACTTTCGCAAAGCCAAAATACGACGATTAAAACAGTAATGCTAATATATCCAACGTGActgcaatacatttaaaatggttCCTGTAATTGATTAAATATCAACGAAGCGGGCTGCCCTACATAGGGTACTACAGCTAGGTAAACATACATGTAGAGCTTGCTTCTGAATGAAGTAGGCTACTGCACTTTAAAATCACtgagggcaaaaaaaaataataccgCGAACAAAACTACAACGTTTGTTCAGGACTCATACTTGAATCTCTTACCGGAAAACGAGTCACTGGTTGAGAAAGTTATTTCCTAGTTCAGAAATGCTGAGAAACGCACATAAAACGAAGGAGGGAGAGATAACAGAAGAAGAACTCCACATTATCGCTGCGTAGAAGTCTTGAAACTGGACAGTAAAATATCTCCAGCTGCTGTTAAACTCGGTAACATTATGGAATAATGACCGACAGGTAAGACGCTAAACTTACtattattagcattaattaAATGCGCAGTAAAGCCTTTACGTGTATAGCACCATTGTGGGGAAAATGTCGTAAGAATGTAATTAATTCAACATTGAAAACTTTTGTTTCCCCCCTAATGTCGCTGGACCTTGAACTATAAGCAAACAATTCTCAAGATAAATCATGAGCTGTAGGCTATGCTATTATGCACTATGTAGTTGTGGTTTTAGTCTTAATACTTgaattgctcttttttttaatgtctagtTGCACATTTTTAAGGAACACTGTAGAAAGTTTTGCCATTATATACTCACCCCTGTGCTTCTGACTTTATTCTACTGCAGTGGAGTacaaaagaaagatattttgagtcTTTTATGGATGaacttttaacatttgattGTATTACGTGTCTTTTTTTCTACAGTGCTCTCAGAAtggcaacaaaacaaacactatcACTGGTCCTCCTTGGATTATACATGAGCACTCAAATTGTAAAATGCACCTCGGTGTGTTCAATCAATGGCTCTGTCGTCCTCTGCACCAACAGAAGTCTTCAAGAGGTACCAGAACTGCCCGCGCATGTAAACAATGTGGATCTGAGTAACAACAGCATTGCTGAACTCCACGaagcatcatttactcatcttgAAGGTCTACAAGTCATCATACTGATGCGTCAAACACCAGGACTTGTGATCAGAAACAACACATTCAGGAGACTCTCTAATTTAACATCACTTAAACTGGACTACAACCACCTGCTGCAAATAGATTCAGGAGCGTTTAACGGATTATCCAACCTTAAAAATCTCACTCTCACTCAGTGCAGTTTAGATGGTTCTGTTTTATCCAGCAATGTCCTCGAACCTCTGGTGTCTCTAGAGATGCTCGTTTTACGTGAAAACAATATTCAAAGAATCCAACCAGCATCGTTCTTTTCAAATATGAGGAGATTCCACGTCCTGGATCTCTCTCACAACAAAGTGAAGAGCATCTGTGAAGAAGAACTTCTCAGCTTCCAGGGTAAACATTTCACGCTCTTGAAACTGGCCTCTGTGACACTGCAAGACATGAATGAGTACTGGTTAGGATGGGATAAGTGCGGAAACCCGTTTAAGAACATGTCCGTAACGGTATTGGACTTATCTGAAAATAGCTTTAATGTTAACAATGCAAAGCTATTTTTTAACGCAATCACTGGTGCCAAAATTCAAAGCGTAATTTTCAGTAACATTTGCAGCCTGGGCAAATCGTCAGGTAATAATTCAAAAGATCCAGACAAATTCACATTCAAGGGTCTTGAGGGGAGTGGCATCAAATCTTTAGATCTGTCCAAATCAAGTATTTTTTCTCTGTCATATTCAGTGTTCTGTTATTTGGGCGATCTAGAACACATTTCATTAGCACAAAGTCAGATCAACAAGATTGAAAGCAGTGCATTTTTGGGTATGACAAATTTACGGAAGCTTAACCTGTCTGTAAACTTTCTGGGTAATATTGATTCAGAAACGTTTAAAAATCTAGAGAAACTTGAGGTGCTTGATTTGTCATATAATCATATATGGATGTTTGGACTTCAGTCATTTCAAGGACTTCCAAATCTACTCATCCTAAATTTAACAGGAAATTCTATCCTTCATGCTCATAGATTTGCAACCCTACCAAAACTGGAGCAGCTCTACTTGGGCGACAACAAAATTGTGTATGCGTCCAATTTACTCAACATCGCCACAAACCTCAAAACCCTTTACTTGgagtttaacaaaataatatccATGTCAGAGCTCTACACGATACTAGAGACGTTTCCTCAAATCGAGGAAATCGTTTTTCGAGGTAACGAGCTTGTCTATTGCCCTGACAACAATTATGAAGTCctttctcaaaaaataaaaatccttgaTCTCGCACTAGCAGGTTTGGAAATTATCTGGTCGgaaggaaaatgtttaaatgtgtttaacaaTCTTCACCAGTTAGAAGTGCTTTATCTGAGTTCCAACAGATTGCAGTCGCTTCCCGAAGACGTTTTCAAAGACCTCACCTCTTTGGTCTTTTTGGATTTGTCTTCCAATTCTTTGAAGTACCTTCCTAATGGTATTTTCCCTAGAAGACTACAATATCTTAATCTTGAATATAACTCAATTTATTCAGTGGATCCCAACCTCTTTAGCACCCTCAGCTACCTCAGCCTGCTGGGCAATGATTTTCAATGTGACTGCAAACTAAGGGATTTCCAAACATGGCTAAATCAAACCAACATAATCCTTTCTCACCCTATTGAGGATATGACGTGTGCCAGTCCTGAGGATCAGTACATGGTTCCAGTTGTGAGCTCCAGAATACAATGtgaagatgaagaagatgagAAAAGAGCTGAAACACTGAGGCTGgtgcttttcattttctgctctGCACTGATCGCATTATTCACTACCAGCATCGTCATTTATGTTCGTCGACGGGGCTACATCTTCAAGCTTTACAAAAAACTTGTTGATAAACTGGTGGATGGTAAGCAACAGGAGCCCGATCCTGATCGATTCTTGTACGACGTGTATCTTTGTTTCAGTTCCAGTGATATTAAGTGGGTAGAAAGAGCGCTATTGAAGAAGCTCGACTCTCAGTTCTCAGAGCAGAATACTCTCCACTGCTGCTTTGAGGAGCGAGACTTCATTCCCGGGGAGGACCATCTCACCAACATGCGAAATGCTATTCAGAACAGTCAGAAAACCCTGTGCGTGGTGTCTGAACGTTTCCTGAAGGATGGCTGGTGCTTGGAAACCTTCACCTTGGCTCAGTGCAGGATGCTCGTGGAACTTAAAGACATTCTGTTGGTGCTGGTTGTAGGGAACATACCGCAGTACAGGTTACTAAAATATGAACAACTGAGATCTTACATTGAGAACAGAAGGTACCTTCTGTGGCCCGATGACAGCCAGGACTTGGAGTGGTTTTATGACCAACTACTGCATAACATACGCAAAAACACCAAGGTTAAGGAAACAGCTGTTAAAGTAAAAGACAAGGAGGTTGAAAACAATCCTGAAGCAGCACATGTTCATGTAGACACGGCAGTGTAAGCTCTTAGTGAGGTTCTCATGTCTTTGACCTGCTGTTTTGgacaataatgaaatgtattaaacttGACACCATACTGAACTGTATAgatataaaagtttattttgtatcATCCAAAATGAGCAGTAGCATGAATTCTCTGTCAGTTGGTGTAAAAGACAATGGAACTGTGACATTACAGAGACATCTTTAATTAGACAAACAGATACCTGCATTAACACTGTAATTGCTTTAATGTTTAACATATGTAAATAGTAcaccctttttatttttattttcatactgtTTCAGGATTTGGCacattaagttaaataaatcacactgtGTTACATTTCACATGTGTCCAGATATCTGTGGGATATACTTGTCTTTTAAATAAGATTAGACTTATAAAATTATTGCTGTTTTGCATTCAGTTATTTGTATAAATCTTGGCATATGGAAGATAGTTACTGCTAAAAATCAGAAGACAAATGTtggatacatttttacaaatggtGCCAGTTCTTTGAAGTTTATTAAAGTCTGTTATATACTTAAATTAggatatatcattttattattacaccaGGTAACAGCTTTTATTGGTACCAATATTACCAAATAACAGAAAAGTTTTGATTatctttctattaaaaaaacaacagaatagATCCTAAATTCTCAGATGAGTGACACACCACACATGTCTAGGACAAGTGACACTTAAAAGGACGCTTAATTCTGCATGTAGTATatttgacaaaaacaatattcttttgtgtgaataaaaagtcacaaactGACTCAATTTCCCTGAAGTCCTGAGgctaatgtaaatgtttgcattCTGCAGGAGGAAGTGGTTTTATCTGAGAAACTGGAAAAAACCGGAcaactttaaaacaaagaacaagGAGTCTTTCAATTCACCATCACAGAAACTCCTAAAGGTTTGCATGTGAAgtattaaaaacttttataagCAAAACATTCCAATCAGCATCAATGGAAAAAGTGCATGATTCAGATACATACacaacacataaaatatatacaagttCATATGAAATGTGCAGGAAAATAATTCTAATGTTTTTCTGTTCCCATGAACCTGTGGCCAAACTTtagaaaaataatctaaaacaGATGTCACACAAATAATACAAGACACTGGGTCAAAATAGTGTCCTCTTAAATCAGACAAATGTTTCCTTGACGTCATGTCAATTCCCATGCACATAATGTCAAGAAACTCTTTCCTGTCAGGAAACAACCAGTTGCCTTTCTGTGCTAAAAGATGACAATACGTTTTGATATCTTGATCTAATGctctaatattaaaatgttagcaTAAACTCTCAGACGAGGCTTTTGAACGAATGGCAATAGTAGGCACGGTGGTTTTTGGCTTGTGAAACTCTACAGAATTGCACTTTAcagtctttttaaaacaatttaattttttgggaGATACAGACTCTGCCCTTTCATTATTGTCTTTGTTACTGAGATTGCATTTGACACTTTCCTCCGGTACCACTGGAATCGCTTCGCGAATCTCACAACTGTCCTGCAGCAAAACACAAGTGCCATTTACTTTTGATTTTATGTggttccattgtattttttgagGGGCCTGGGAATTTAATGCTAAGTCCCCCGTTTTCTGCGGATCATGATTAACAGTACAGACTCGAGCTGTGTCAGGTAAAGCACAGCACTGAACATCTGGAAACTGAATGTGAGCTGGAAAGTTCTGGTTCTCTGGTAGAGGTGAATTGGGGCCACACGC
Proteins encoded in this region:
- the LOC122325457 gene encoding toll-like receptor 5 — encoded protein: MAYIFILILFGLCINTEVVKCTVCSVNGYAAFCIDRGLHHVPELPTHVNYVDLSLNSIAELNETSFSHLEGLQVLKVEQQTPGLVIRNNTFRRLSKLVLLKLDYNRFLQIETGAFNGLSNLEILTLTQCSLDGSVLSSEVLKPLVSLEMLVLQNNNIQRIQPASFFSNMGRFHVLDLSHNKVKSICEEDLLSFQGKHFTLLKLASVTLQDMNEYWLGWDKCGNPFKNMSVTVLDLSGNGFKVPMAKRFFDAITGTKIQGLILSMSYSMGSSFSHKNFPDPDKFTFKGLERSGVKIFDLSQSHIFALSNSVFSHFSDLEQITLAQNEINIIENNAFWGLTNLQKLNLSNNFLGSIDSKTFQNLEKLEVLDLSYNHIRVLGDHSFQGLPSLLNLNLTGNALESVREFATLANLKKLYLGENRISSLSSLPNIAKNLTALDLEFNRLNNLSDLYTILREFPQIEKIFIRGNMFVTCHDQRQIVASDKLQLLNLELSAIQMIWSEGKCFNVFNNLHQLEQLSLASNGLQSLPKDIFKDLTSLLFLDLSFNSLKYLPNGIFPKSLQILNLEYNSIYSVDPNLFSTLSYLSLMKNQFRCDCKLRDFQTWLNQTIVIFSHPIEDMTCASPEDQYMVPVVSSRIQCEDEEDEKRAETLRLVLFIFCSVLIISLTASAIIYVRRRGYIFKLYKKLVDKLVDGKQQEPDPDRFLYDVYLCFSSSDIKWVERALLKKLDSQFSEQNTLRCCFEERDFIPGEDHLTNMRNAIQNSQKTLCVVSERFLKDGWCLETFSLAQKRMLVELQDILLVLVVGNIPQYRLMKYKQVRSYIENRTYLLWPDDSQDLEWFYDQLLHKIKKDTKVKQTNQPTDQTKDDATNVHANTAV
- the LOC122325456 gene encoding toll-like receptor 5, with the translated sequence MTDSALRMATKQTLSLVLLGLYMSTQIVKCTSVCSINGSVVLCTNRSLQEVPELPAHVNNVDLSNNSIAELHEASFTHLEGLQVIILMRQTPGLVIRNNTFRRLSNLTSLKLDYNHLLQIDSGAFNGLSNLKNLTLTQCSLDGSVLSSNVLEPLVSLEMLVLRENNIQRIQPASFFSNMRRFHVLDLSHNKVKSICEEELLSFQGKHFTLLKLASVTLQDMNEYWLGWDKCGNPFKNMSVTVLDLSENSFNVNNAKLFFNAITGAKIQSVIFSNICSLGKSSGNNSKDPDKFTFKGLEGSGIKSLDLSKSSIFSLSYSVFCYLGDLEHISLAQSQINKIESSAFLGMTNLRKLNLSVNFLGNIDSETFKNLEKLEVLDLSYNHIWMFGLQSFQGLPNLLILNLTGNSILHAHRFATLPKLEQLYLGDNKIVYASNLLNIATNLKTLYLEFNKIISMSELYTILETFPQIEEIVFRGNELVYCPDNNYEVLSQKIKILDLALAGLEIIWSEGKCLNVFNNLHQLEVLYLSSNRLQSLPEDVFKDLTSLVFLDLSSNSLKYLPNGIFPRRLQYLNLEYNSIYSVDPNLFSTLSYLSLLGNDFQCDCKLRDFQTWLNQTNIILSHPIEDMTCASPEDQYMVPVVSSRIQCEDEEDEKRAETLRLVLFIFCSALIALFTTSIVIYVRRRGYIFKLYKKLVDKLVDGKQQEPDPDRFLYDVYLCFSSSDIKWVERALLKKLDSQFSEQNTLHCCFEERDFIPGEDHLTNMRNAIQNSQKTLCVVSERFLKDGWCLETFTLAQCRMLVELKDILLVLVVGNIPQYRLLKYEQLRSYIENRRYLLWPDDSQDLEWFYDQLLHNIRKNTKVKETAVKVKDKEVENNPEAAHVHVDTAV